The Elephas maximus indicus isolate mEleMax1 chromosome 11, mEleMax1 primary haplotype, whole genome shotgun sequence genome contains the following window.
aaagattggcagcttgaatccacgcagcggctctgagggagaaagacccggcgatctcctccctaaagattacagtctagtaaaccctatgggacagctctactccatcacatggggtcaccgtgagtcagaatccactccattgcaacaggtttggtttttgccaaGTGCCCTGCCCTGGACCCTTTACCTAACTGGTTCCACTtcgcctcattttatagatgtgcTAATTGAGGTTGTGGGGGCAGGGTGGTTTACCGTGAGGACAATCTTAACCTCTGCAAAACACCAATTACTAGCCAGTCGCTGATGACCCCCGACTCCCACACGTTGGTGGAGCTGACTCCTGTAGGTGGACTGGTGCAGTCAACTGTCTGGAAGCCCTGGGCGACATCCGTGCTCTTCTGTAAGCCATGTGTCCCCACCACCCCAATCTGCCCCTTCTTAGAAATGTGCCATCCTCCAGTATCCAAAACCCGAGTCCACCTGACTCCTCCTTGGGTGTCCATCCACAAATATATGTTGAGCCCCTCGTTTGTGCCCAGGAGCCCGtgaggtggtgcaaatggtcaacataTTAAGCCCCTAACTGAAAgagtggaggttcaagtccacccagaggcaccttggaaaaaagtcctggggatctatttccaaaaaaatcagccactgaaaatcctatggaacacagttctactctgacacatgtggggtcaccatgagttagagtcaactggaCATCAGCTGGTTTGGTTGGGCTGTCTGTGTTAAGTACTGTGCTGGAAGCCGAGTTCTAAGCAAACAGGCAAAACGAAATAAcatcctgccctcatggagttatATTCtaaagggaagggagaaaggcATTCGACATGAAAATTAAGAAGGAGCCTAATGTTTGGCTGCGTTGTAAATGTTGTCTTTgggtgccctggagtcgattccaactcccggcaaacccatgtgatagagtagagctcccctatagggttttctaagtcataatctttacagaagcgggttgccaggcttttctcctgcagagccactgaaggggttcaaactgtcaacctttcagttagtagccaaaggctaaaccattgcaccaccagggctgctcacaTTATAAATACAGTGTTGAAAAATAAGGCAGAGTAAAGAGCAGagatgtacagccagagtgctccttagaagcaaggatgatgagacttcgatcacatactttggacatgctatcaggagagaccagtccctagagaaggacatcatgcttcataaagtagaggatcagagaaagaggaagaccctcagcaagatgggtcgacacagtggctgcaacaatgggttcaaacattacaattctgaagatggcacaggaccaggcagcctttccttctgttgtacctggggtcgctatgagttggaatcaacttgtctgcccctaaaaacaataacaaggaGTAGAGGGTATCAGGAGGGTTATTTTAGCTAGGGTGGACCGGGCGCATGTCTCTGAAGAGATCTGAGAGAAGTGCGGGAGCAAAGGCTCGGAGTCCAGAAAGTGCAAGACAGGCTGTGTGGCCCAAGCGGAGGTAAGAAGAGGGACAGAGGTAGGAAATGAGGTGAGGGTAGCCTAGTAGGCCGCGGTTTTTATTCCGAATGAGCTGGGGAGCCAAGGAGGGTGTCGGGCCTGTCATAATCAGGTTTCGAACTAGGGTACCGGAGGGAGGCTGGAAGCGAGGAGGCCAATGAGAAGGCTGATGCAGTGGGATTGGCAGCCAGGAGTGCAGCCTGGAGTCCATCACCGCCAAGTCCCGCCCCCTCCCTGGGAGCTTTCTCCTAGCTCGGTTTTCACCTGGCCAGCTGCCCCGCCTCCCCCCTGCTCCTGGCCTAGGTCTCCCCCGCATCCGGCCGGGCCTCCACGAGGGTCCCCGAGGAATTTCTCTATAACACTAATCGGATCATGTGACTATCCTGCCTAAAACCCTTTCAATTGCTTCTCAGTGCGTTCGGAATGAGTCCAAGCTTGGAACTACGTGGTCCTGCGCAGTAGCTCCTGcaactccagccacactggtcgCATTTTATGCCCCAGTCCAGGGCCCCAAACGCCCCCGAGTCACGACGACCTCCTTCCCCCATGTGcttaaaattttctttccaaCCTCCTTACTCCTATTCCTGGATAATGACTCGCcgcctcttcctctttcttctcctcctcctctcttcttctttcttcttttttttaaataaaatctttgaagCCTTTAGAATATAGTTAagaaaataacacacacacatccaaGGCATATACGCAAAAGATTTGAAAACAGGTATTCAAATGAAAACTTGTacaggaatgttcatagcagcaccattcacaatagccaaaaggtggaaacaaccagaaggtccatcaatagatggatggattaaCAACATCTGGTACATACAAAACAGAATATTATTCGGCCACAAAAAGGAGTGAAGCATTGATACACACGACAatgtagatgaaccttgaaaacattaatgctgaatgaaggaagccagacacaaaaggttacAACATGCTgtgtgatcccatttatatgaagtatCCAGGataggaaaaggaaaatatatttgtGGTTTCTAGGGGCTGAGGGGAAAGGGgaatggagagtgactgctaatgggtatggggtttccatTTGGGGCAATGAAAAAGTTCtagaactagatagaggtggtggttgcCCAATATCATGGATACACTTaacgtcactgaatggtacactttagaatggttaaaaaaaattatgctatgtgtattttactacaataaataaaaagtaaaacaaaacaaaatcccacACATCCATATaccaactaaaccaaaaccaaaccaaatcaaacccgttttgctgttgagttgattctgactcatggcaaccccatgtgttaaagtGTAGTAGAGTTCCATTCTtaccgaggagccctggtggttcaaacaatgaagtgctcggctgctaaccaagaggtttgtGGTTGAACCCACCcggtgactccacaggagaaagacctgtcaatctgctcccataaagattacagcctagaaaaccctatggggcagttctcctctgtcacatggggtccctgtgagtcaaaaattgactcaacggcacctaacaacaacaatctttgcagaagcagatctccagacctttcttctgtggcactgctgggtgggtttgagccaccaacttttaggttagtagggGAGTGATAGCcattttgccccacccagggacacctaccAGCTTTAAAATATTAGAGATACACCCAATTACCTGGCTACCCCTCCAGGATCTGATTGTCTTGCCcatctccaaaaagaaaaaaaaatcatgctccTGACCCTCTATCATTTCTCCCATCTCATTGTAAAGTGCGTAAGAGTACTGACCCTAGCTTTGAAACCTCTTAGTTTTCATAAGGTAATGAGGAGTACATGAGTTCATATTTAATGTAAAATACAAGACAAAGCTATTCtttattgtcattttaatttaTCTCATGTTGATTATTTAACACATTCACAATTCAAATTCAAAGAGTACAAAAGGAGTGAATGTAATAAGTTTCACTCCTGGGAGTTCAACAATGTTGTCAGTTTCTTGTCTGTCCTTCCAGAcataatttacttaaaaaaaaaaaaaaagcacagatggTTAGAAAGACTGTTCtccacctttcttcttttttctacttCACATTTTCCCTTGAAGTCTTTCTGTGGTTATACCTAATATGCGTCTTCATCCTTTTTTtgatggatgcatagtattctgttaggTAGATTGGTCATGGTTTATTATCCAATTCTCAACTGGATTTGCTTCCTGGGGCTGCCATCACAAACTACCACAATCTGGGTGAATGATAAGAACCAAAAttttttgtctcacagttctgaaggctgggAGTCTGAAATCAGCATGTCGACcatgttggttccttctggaggctctgagggagaatctgttccatgcctctcatAGCTTGTGGTGTTAGTCAGCGATCTTTGGTGTTTCATGGCTTGTAGACACATTACAGCAATCTCTTTCTCAATCTTCACATGGtcttctttcttttgtgtctCTGCTCTTTTATAAGTATGCAACTCAGATTTGATTAGGAACCACCCTACTACAGTATGATCTCATGTGAAccctaacatcttcaaagaccttatttccaaacaagcttGCACTCACAGGTAGTAGggattaagacttcaacatatttttttgtgggacacaattcaacccataacacttactgatggtgttatggattgaattgtgtccccccaagatgtgtgttaacttggctaggccatgattcccagtgttgtgtggttgtcctccattttgtgatctgatgtaattatcctatatgttgtgaatcctaacctctatgatgttaacgaagcaggattagaggcagttatgttaatgaggcaggacacaatctacaggattcggttgtatcttgagtcaatcttttgagatataaaagagagaaaggagcagagaggagagggacctcatactaccaagaaggaAGAGCTGGGAGGAGAGAGCATtcttggacccggggtcccttcgctgagaagctcctagacccaggggaagatcaatgccgagacacatggagatctccaacaAACAGTggacccacagatgttgaaaagagacaagaattttcccctagagctgaccgagagagaaagccttcccctggggctggaaccctgaattcagacttctaggctgggagaaaataatcttctgtttgttaaagccatccacttgtggtatttctgtcatagcagcactagataactaagacagatgggtgTTAGGTTGTTTTCAATCTTTTGCCCAGATGCACAATATTGCAATGATTACCCTGGTACAAGTCATTGTTTTGCACATTACTGAGTAGATCTCTCTGAAGAATAACATCCCAGGACCACTGGCTCATTAAGGCTGTTGCCCAGCCATGGATGAAAGGGCTTGTCTCCACACACTCTGACCAACAATGTTTAGCATATTTTTAACCTTCAACAAATAGCATCAAGCTGACGGTGTACTTGTGCAACATGCATTTTTGGCTCAAGAATAGGTTTTCAATATGTAGCCATGTTGATACATTTCTCTCCAGTTACCACCTGTTTCCTCTTCCCACCCCTAACCCCTGGCTGTCATCTCATAGATTTccgatgaaacactgcctgaggAAGACTTCTCAGATCATCCTTACCCCAGTGTGAGCTCAGCCCAGTGCCTTTCTCTCTTCTCCGTGTTCCCACAACATACTGTGCTCCCTCCTTTAGACCACCCCTCCAAGAATGCGTTGGGGTCTCTGTCTGTTTGTTTCTCCCATCAGACTATAGCTCCATGGAGACTGGCTTCGACAGGCCCTGTGCCACAGTAGCTCCAGCACCAAGGACAGCGCTACcccatagtagatgctcagtaaatactatTTGCTTGTTATCAGATGCTAACCGGAtggttggtgctttgaacccaccagcgggagaaagatatggcggtctgcttccgtgaagatttacagtcttgaaaatccaatggggcagttctacccagtcctataaggtcgctatgagtggggatcggctcaatggcaaggagtttgttttttttgttgttgttgttagttgccttcaagtcgattcagacttatGCCAACCTCTTGTGTGCAGagtgaaactgctccatagggttttcgaggctgtgatctttcaaaagcagattgccaggcctttttttcaaggtgcctctgggtgggttcaaattgccaacctttcagctagtagtccaagcacttaaccattcgcaccacttTAGGATTGTTTGAATACATGTCACTAAGTATATGCAGAGCTGGGCTATAGTAGGTGCACAGTAAATATTGTTGGCTTAGAGTcggttaaaggagccctggtggccacagtagttaagcactcagctgctaacctaaatgtcagcagtttggacccactagcaaagctccaaggaagaaagacacagagatctgcttcagtaaatatcacagccttggaagccaaaTGGGACagagagttctgctctgtcctatagagtcgctatgagtcggaatccacttcaCGACAATGACATGGGAAAGtcggataggagccctggtggcgaaaatGGTTAATTgctgggcttctaaccaaaaagttgatagTTCAAACCAACCAGTGGGAGAAGgagctgacaatctacttccgtaaagattacagtctagaaaatcctatggagcagttctactctgttacatggggtcgctatgagtcggaattgacttgatggcagctaacaacaacaggggtgGCTGAATATTATGTAGTTAAACACAGCAGAGCTGGTCTATAGTAGGTGCTTGGTAAACATGAGCTGCTTAGGGGCGAATGAATATATGCAGTGTTTATTAcaaagggggaaactgaggctccaaggaCAGCCAAGTGAAGGCTGGAAGCAGGTTGTAGTCCGGAGTCCCAGCCCTTTCCCTGAAGCCTCTGTCACTGCCCCATTCATCTCCCACCCCGCCTGCTGTCCCCCtggcccagcacagtgcctggcacagactgAGCTGATAAATGtgtatttgttgaaggaatgaatgaatatgtgcatctgttggggtgtgtgtgtgtaactgagCACAGCCTCGTAGGCCCTCAGCCCTCTCCTCCCTTGGGGAGCACAGAGGATAGGTCCCCGCCCTCTCCCCTCATAGGACCCAGGAGTTCGGGCTGCCCTCCTTCGCTCCCCGCCCCCTGGGTCCCCCAGTCCTCCCGCTTCCGGCCTCCCAGCTAGGCTTTCCTCTCTCCGGCTGGGACGCGAGGCTGGGTTTCCGGGGGGAAGGCTTAGGCGGCGACACCGAGCCCAGCCTCCTCCAGCCCCTAGCACGCTCCGggccccctccctccccgccgCCACCGTCCGCGCTCGGCCGGCCGCGGGGGAAGAAAGGAGCCAAGGCGGCGGAGGTAAGGAGCGGGCGCCCCGGGATCAGGGCCCCAAGCCCCGGGCTGGGAACGCTGCAAGGCCTCCACCTACCGCCCGGATTCTGCTGATCATGCCTATGGGAGCCGCGGGCTGGGCCCAGGGCAGGGGGCTGGCCCCCTTCGGGGACCTGGGGCTCCCTGCGCCCAGCAGCCTGTCTCCGGGTTCAGGGGTCAGGCCTTCAGCTTGCTCCTGCCTGGAGATTTCGAGCAGCGGGTCCCCAGCTACCTCCTCTCCCTTGCCTTAggaccccagccccacccccccagccccctcctccatcGGCAACCAGGAATCTGTACCTCCAGGTGCAGGAGTCTAGATTCCGGACCCTGTCATCGCCCAGATCCAGGAGTCACGGACCCtatccccctcctccctcagacccaggagtccaaaCTCCCagtccctcctccctcagacccaggagtacCTGCCCCAGCCCCTCTTCGCTCAGATCCAGAGTCCAGACCCCCAGCCCCATCCTCCCTTAGACCCAGGAATTGGGTGCCCCCAGTTCCCTCCTCCCTTACACCCGGGAGTCCAGTGCCCCAGCTCCCTCCTCCCTCACATCCAGGAGTCCGAACCCCGGCCCCCCCTCATACACACCCAAGGTCCAAGCCCCCAGCCTCTTCCCTCAGATCCAAGAATCTGAGTCCTCCTACTCCCTGGCCTCTTCCAGCCCCAGGGATAGaacacccacccccccccccccatttctaGGGCCTCCAGACTTTGAATTCCACCCCCTACACTCTGACCCCCTGGGCTTGTTCCAGCACCTCCACACATGCCCATCCTGGGGCCCAGAGCAAAGGCAGTTTGCTGACTTGGTCTCCCTCTGTGTCTCCTTTACTGTCTGCATTTCtgtcctcttctctctccttatCTCCCTTTGCCCTTCTTCTGATCTCTGTGTTTATACTGTCTCTGCCTTTGGTTCTCTAAATCTCTTTGTCTCCTGTCTCTGCATCTCCATCTCACTCTGCTGGGTTCCTCCGCTATCTCTCTGTCCTCTATCTCTCACCATCCCAACTTTCTGTTTCTCttggtctctgtctctctgtctctactTCTGTCTCTCATCTCTATCTTTGttgtctttctctgtctttccttccctgtctctcatttctgtcttttcctgtctctttctctgtctctccatgTGTCTCTCCTCTGTCTTttcctgtctttctgtctcttcctgtctctctgtctctcttctctgtgtctttctgacatctctgcctttttctccatctcctttCCCTGGCTGATCCTCTCTGTCTCTGCATCTCTCTGTTTCTCCCTTTATTCtgtcccctcccccatctctccaTTTCCCCCCCTCCCCTTTCTCCCCGCAGGCATGGACCCCCAGCCCCCTCCACCTGCCCAGGGCAGCCCACCTCACCGTGGCCGTGGCCGTGGCCGAGGTCGAGGTCGTGGCCGTGGTCGTGGCCGAGGCTGTGGCCGAGGAGGCGCCGGAGCCCCCCGGGCGCCCCTTCCCTGCCCAACCTGCGGCCGCCTTTTCCGCTTCCCCTACTACCTCTCCCGGCACCGACTGAGCCACTCGGGCCTGCGCCCCCACGCCTGTCCCCTGTGTCCCAAGGCCTTCCGCCGACCGGCTCACCTCTCCCGTCACCTGCGTGGCCACGGCCCACAACCTCCGCTGCGCTGCGCCGCCTGTCCACGCACCTTCCCGGAGCCTGCCCAGCTGCGGCGCCACCTGGCCCAGGAGCACGCGGGCGGCGGGGTGGAGCTGGCCATCGAGCGCGTGGGCAAGGAGGCAACCGAGTCCAGCTGGGGCTCGCAAGACGCGGGCGATGAGCAAGCCACCACGGTGGCAGCGGCGGGGGCCCCAGAGGAGGCAGCGTGGACCGAGCCATGGCCAGCTGGGGAGCCCGGCACCCTGGCCGCCTCTGTGCTGACCGAGCCCCGCGAGTCCGAGGAGAAGGAGGCCGAGGCCGGGGCAGCTGAGCTGCGGGCCGAGCTGGCACTGGCGGCCGGGCGGCAGGAGGAGAAGCAGGTTTTGCTCCAGGCCGACTGGACGCTGTTGTGTCTGCGTTGCCGTGAGGCCTTCGCCACTAAGGGTGAGCTTAAGGCACACCCGTGTCTGCGGCCCGAGGGTGACCAGGAGGGCGAGGGCGGGCCGCCACCGAGGCCCAAGCGACACCAGTGCTCCATCTGCCTCAAGGCCTTCGCCAGGCCTTGGTCGCTGTCCCGCCACCGTCTGGTCCACTCCACCGACCGCCCTTTCGTGTGCCCGGACTGCGGCCTGGCCTTCCGCCTCGCCTCCTACCTCCGCCAGCACCGCCGCGTGCATGGGGCCCTCAGCCTGTTGGCCCCACTGCCGGCCAAGAAGGACGACAAGGCCGCGGGGACGCGGACCTCAGGGAAAGGGCCTGAGGGAGGCACAGGGGCCGAAGCGGCCTCGGAGGGCGGTGAGGGCGGCCAGAACGGAGGGGACACGGCGCCGGCGCGGCCCCCGGCGGGGGAGCCCCGCTTCTGGTGCCCCGAGTGCGGCAAGGGCTTTCGGCGCCGGGCGCACCTGCGACAGCACGGGGTCACCCACTCTGGCGCAAGGCCCTTCCAGTGCGTGCGCTGCCAGCGCGAGTTCAAGCGGCTGGCCGACCTGGCCCGGCACGCGCAGGTGCATGCCGGGGGGCCAGCGCCGCACCCCTGTCCCCGCTGCCCGCGCCGTTTCTCGCGCGCCTACAGCCTCCTGCGCCACCAGCGCTGCCACCGCGCGGAGCTTGAGCGCGCAGCCGCCCTGCAGGCGCTGCAGGCCCAGGCGCCGCCACCCTCACCACCGCCACCCCCGCCACCGCCGGCTGAGCAGGAGGAGCCCGGGCTGCCGCTGCCTGTCGCGCACATCAAGGAGGAGCCCCCCTCCCCGGGGACCCCACCCCGGTCCCCGCTCGCGCCCCCTGTCTTCCTCAGCGCCTCCTGCTTCGACAGCCAAGACCACTCCGCCTTCGAGATGGAGGAGGAAGAGGTCGACAGCAAGGCCCACTTGCGGGGGTTGGGGGACCTGGCCTCCTGACCCTCACACTACCCCCCTCCCCGTTTGAGCCCTCCTCCCCACGGTTTGCAATATGGAGGAGCGAAATTGAAGGAAGGCCCCTCTGCCTCctacccacccctcccctcccagccCTTGACACTAAGGAGGGAGTGCCGTGGACCACAGGCCCTCTCCATCACCCACTCCCAGGCCCCCCCGTGCTGGTTAGGAACCTCTCGCTCCAATATGTGTCTTAAGGCAGGACGATTTGGAGAAAGAAGGAGGCTGAGGACAATTGGCCAGAGGGATGGAGGCTGGTGGAGACACCACTGCCTGCTGGTCCCCCATTACACATACACACTGGACACCATCACCCTCTTTGGAACAGCCAGACCCTGGGGGTCCCCAGTGAGCAAAGGTTCGTCCCTGTCCCTCTGTCTGTCTGCATAAGTCTGTCTGAATAAATGTGAGTTCATGGAACCTGAAGAGAGTGAGGCTGTctgtggaggtgggggtggctGATGGGGCCTGGGGCGAGTTAAGGTTTGCCCACCAGGCTCTGAGCTTGGGTGTAGTGGAGGAAGGAGGTAGGTATTCCCATCAGGGAACATGGTGGACTCCACCAAACCCAGGAACCTGGGGCTGAGAAGAAACAGGGGTGCTCAAAGACACACGAAGATCTGCTCAGGTAGTCTTCAGCCACacgcctccacccccaccccccggccCCATCCCTGTGGAATCTCTAaacacattcattcaacaaacatttgccaGGCGCTCACTCAGTGCCAGGCATGGCGTTAGGCCCTGGCAATCCTGTGGAGAAGACAGCCAAGTCCCTAGCCTTGCAGAGCTGGAACCCCAGAGCCCTGCTAttcagtatggtagccactagccagtCATGGTTATTCAAATTTAAAGCaagtaaatttaaaacaaaacaatcaaaattaaataaaactaaaaatttacTTTCTCGGTCACACTAGTTCAAGCACTCCCTGAGTAGCCCCATGTGGGCagtagctaccatattggacagcacagatccAGAACATTCCACCATTGCAAAAAGTCCTATTGGACAGTGCCACTTTAAATGATAAACCAAAGTGCAATAGAGCATTGGGTATTGATAAGGGCTGCTGAGAAAACTAAGCCACACTATGATTGCAGAGGATGACAGGGAGGGTGGGGGTTTCTCTGCAAGGTGACATTTGATCtgaatgaagatggaaggagccATGTGGGTATCTGGGAGAAGAGagtgccaggcagagggaacagcaggtgcaaaaGACCTTGAGGTGAGATGATTTCACATGTTTGATAAATAGTAAGGAATTTGGGTAgactataaaaatatatatatattttttatggggAGTGTCATTTTCCACCAGTCCTTTGGGTGGTTGCTTTACACATGAGTTTAAGGCCCTAGGAGTGAAGGGGAAAGGGTATCTCCAGGCACATCTTCCTTAAACCCCTTCCTCTTTCTGTCAACCAACATCTGGCCTTCCTCACAGCCTTCAATGGCTCTCTCCTACCTGTGCAAATAACAACATTGACCATTTGGGTATATTTACATCTGTAAGGCAAAGCAAGGAAGGGGTGAGATGATACCCGTTTTACAGGGGgacaaactgaggctctgagagagaagATGGTTCTCCAGGTGTGACGGCAACAGCAGGCAGAGGGAAGCTGGAAAGATGGTGTTTGTTTGTGGGTCAGCATGGGAAGGTGGTGACCGCCCACAGTTTCCCTGAGCCCCCTCTGTCAATGCACTTAACACATCTTGGTTGAGCCCTTTGTCCCTGGatagcacaagtggtttgcactcaactagcaacctaaaggttggcagttcgaatccactcagcagtgccaccgaagaaacgcctggcactctgcttccaaaaagattacagccaagaaaatcctacggggtagctctactctgtcacacggg
Protein-coding sequences here:
- the ZNF579 gene encoding zinc finger protein 579, translating into MDPQPPPPAQGSPPHRGRGRGRGRGRGRGRGRGCGRGGAGAPRAPLPCPTCGRLFRFPYYLSRHRLSHSGLRPHACPLCPKAFRRPAHLSRHLRGHGPQPPLRCAACPRTFPEPAQLRRHLAQEHAGGGVELAIERVGKEATESSWGSQDAGDEQATTVAAAGAPEEAAWTEPWPAGEPGTLAASVLTEPRESEEKEAEAGAAELRAELALAAGRQEEKQVLLQADWTLLCLRCREAFATKGELKAHPCLRPEGDQEGEGGPPPRPKRHQCSICLKAFARPWSLSRHRLVHSTDRPFVCPDCGLAFRLASYLRQHRRVHGALSLLAPLPAKKDDKAAGTRTSGKGPEGGTGAEAASEGGEGGQNGGDTAPARPPAGEPRFWCPECGKGFRRRAHLRQHGVTHSGARPFQCVRCQREFKRLADLARHAQVHAGGPAPHPCPRCPRRFSRAYSLLRHQRCHRAELERAAALQALQAQAPPPSPPPPPPPPAEQEEPGLPLPVAHIKEEPPSPGTPPRSPLAPPVFLSASCFDSQDHSAFEMEEEEVDSKAHLRGLGDLAS